One Vibrio gazogenes genomic region harbors:
- a CDS encoding HlyD family secretion protein yields the protein MTPDQKFARWVKYASALFIVLFAYFLLADTVMPLTPQAMATRVITKIAPRVSGQINQVYVHNNQQVQQGDLLFEIDPVPYQLAVEQAKIDLEKAIQDNQQLDASIAAAQADAEANQIVFNQKVREAKRLDQLFTRNGVSQQQRDDALSNATAAKANLMAAQARLKELQVRRGTTTHENVTVKMAQNRLQQAALNLSYTQIKAEHAGIITNLQLMVGTYANKGTPLIALVDKKLDIIADFREKSLRNFNHDTPALITFDRDPGRLYTAKVSTIDAGVSSGQFDANGSLASPTSSNRWVRDAQRIRLHLTLNQPLPENLPSGARATVQLIPHQSVLAWFARMQIHALSLLHYIY from the coding sequence ATGACCCCTGATCAAAAATTTGCACGCTGGGTGAAATACGCCAGTGCGCTTTTCATCGTCCTTTTTGCCTATTTTTTACTGGCAGATACAGTGATGCCACTGACGCCACAGGCGATGGCAACCCGCGTCATTACGAAAATTGCCCCCAGAGTCAGCGGACAAATCAATCAAGTTTATGTCCATAACAACCAACAAGTTCAGCAAGGCGATCTCTTGTTTGAAATCGATCCGGTGCCCTATCAGCTCGCGGTCGAACAAGCCAAAATAGATTTGGAAAAAGCCATTCAGGACAATCAACAATTAGATGCTTCGATCGCAGCAGCGCAAGCAGATGCCGAAGCCAATCAAATTGTATTTAACCAAAAGGTCCGGGAGGCCAAACGTTTAGACCAACTCTTTACCCGTAATGGGGTTTCCCAGCAACAACGCGATGATGCATTAAGTAATGCGACTGCGGCAAAAGCAAACCTGATGGCCGCCCAAGCCCGGCTGAAAGAGCTCCAGGTTCGTCGCGGGACGACAACCCATGAGAATGTCACAGTGAAAATGGCGCAAAACCGCCTTCAGCAAGCAGCATTGAATCTCTCTTACACCCAAATCAAAGCCGAACATGCCGGCATTATCACCAACCTGCAACTCATGGTCGGAACTTACGCCAATAAAGGCACACCATTGATTGCACTGGTCGATAAAAAACTGGATATCATTGCGGATTTCAGAGAGAAGAGTCTGCGCAATTTTAATCATGATACTCCGGCACTGATTACCTTTGATCGCGATCCGGGCCGCCTTTATACCGCCAAGGTCAGTACCATCGATGCGGGTGTCAGTAGCGGCCAGTTTGATGCCAACGGTTCTCTTGCTTCTCCGACAAGTTCGAATCGTTGGGTCAGAGATGCTCAACGGATCCGACTCCATCTGACGCTCAATCAACCACTGCCAGAGAATCTGCCATCCGGTGCCAGAGCAACGGTACAACTGATCCCCCATCAATCCGTGCTTGCTTGGTTTGCGCGGATGCAAATTCATGCGTTGAGCTTATTGCACTACATTTACTGA
- a CDS encoding DUF2955 domain-containing protein, with translation MRLWTHPLNDNDLRQCLRIATGATLGFAFSKYFGWNFGVFFTVVPMLLLGMIPVLNGHIARQMIASAVICTLEVGLLAGLFGGHPGIMTIIALLLFLSKFACMARGPLFLFGANCVLNLSIMLHFASYSTTDINDMISCNMAANFLAIGIAYLMHYLIPDVAPRQSPPPPAEPKRSHRFRHETLLGTGVATLSFLVFQTFNLSDSMSAQSTSLLLLFPMNWNGALGYARKRAMGTILGVVFGLSCQILLYDRSNQLILVIPLLWIGTMLFGYLHMKEASGSGVGFGGLTTLGILFGQYLTPTSDLTFNALYRISSILFAIVATLIATYMLHRLLNTIEATKYGH, from the coding sequence ATGCGCTTATGGACTCATCCTCTCAATGACAACGATCTCCGGCAGTGTTTACGGATTGCGACGGGTGCGACCCTCGGTTTTGCCTTCAGTAAATATTTTGGCTGGAACTTTGGGGTCTTTTTTACCGTCGTTCCGATGCTATTGCTGGGGATGATTCCGGTACTCAACGGACATATCGCCCGACAGATGATCGCATCAGCGGTGATCTGCACACTGGAAGTTGGCCTGCTCGCTGGCTTATTCGGCGGGCATCCGGGAATCATGACCATCATTGCGTTGTTATTGTTCCTCTCCAAGTTTGCCTGTATGGCTCGCGGACCGTTATTCCTGTTCGGTGCAAACTGTGTGTTGAATCTGAGTATCATGTTGCATTTCGCCAGTTATTCAACCACCGATATTAACGACATGATTAGTTGTAACATGGCCGCGAATTTCCTTGCGATTGGGATTGCATACCTAATGCACTATCTCATTCCTGATGTGGCTCCCAGACAATCGCCACCACCACCGGCAGAACCCAAACGCTCTCACCGTTTCCGCCATGAAACACTGTTAGGAACCGGTGTCGCAACGTTATCGTTTCTCGTGTTCCAGACCTTCAACCTCAGTGATTCGATGTCTGCACAGTCCACCAGCCTGTTACTCCTGTTTCCGATGAACTGGAATGGCGCTTTGGGCTATGCCAGAAAAAGGGCGATGGGGACAATTTTAGGCGTTGTTTTTGGCCTGAGCTGTCAGATCCTGTTATATGATCGCTCGAACCAGTTGATCTTAGTCATCCCATTGCTGTGGATCGGAACGATGTTGTTTGGCTATCTGCACATGAAAGAAGCGAGCGGCTCCGGGGTAGGATTTGGCGGATTAACCACGTTAGGGATCTTATTCGGTCAGTACCTGACACCGACCAGTGACTTAACATTCAATGCGTTATACCGCATTAGCAGTATCTTATTTGCCATTGTTGCCACTTTGATTGCAACTTATATGCTCCATCGTCTCTTGAATACCATTGAAGCGACCAAATACGGGCACTGA